In Saccharolobus solfataricus, a genomic segment contains:
- a CDS encoding IS5-like element ISC1234 family transposase, with protein MGVEGSTMARTLRHIPNLMYYPLPPIEDMPWREKWLTEIKPVLDTMDLERVLGEGALVYLKLLIVMVLYSCSYRDAVKMVNVNVVVAWFVGRKVGKSTLHDFVGRLYGVRKKLLEISFKLEEKCLPSYLPASAHLVDFMAWLVDSFLLDLPPGKRSVETFREKAELERREGNLERARKLLSLGRTKRRFEGRWTKKRGVSHYGLKAVAVISVSLFVRSITVKPANFSDKRFKSPLKGIKIADRGFSPSPTQLIAREKPFTTLRAHVEFFGTYLNAFWRPYGTTTWRNDVFLHVLGVIYNIKMFLAIQRRTPPGRRAVQL; from the coding sequence ATGGGAGTAGAGGGTAGTACCATGGCAAGAACATTAAGACACATACCAAACCTGATGTACTACCCTCTTCCCCCAATAGAGGATATGCCGTGGAGGGAAAAATGGTTAACGGAGATCAAGCCCGTGCTGGACACCATGGATTTGGAGAGGGTTCTGGGCGAGGGTGCGCTGGTTTACCTGAAGTTGTTAATCGTCATGGTGCTCTACTCTTGCTCCTATAGGGACGCGGTGAAAATGGTCAACGTGAACGTGGTCGTGGCCTGGTTCGTGGGGAGGAAGGTGGGGAAGAGCACGCTGCACGACTTCGTGGGCAGGTTGTACGGGGTGAGGAAGAAGTTGTTGGAGATTTCCTTCAAGCTTGAGGAGAAGTGCCTACCCAGTTACCTCCCTGCGAGCGCGCATCTCGTGGACTTCATGGCGTGGCTAGTGGACTCCTTCCTACTGGACTTACCTCCTGGGAAGAGGAGCGTGGAGACCTTTCGGGAGAAGGCGGAGCTGGAGAGGAGGGAAGGTAACCTGGAGAGGGCCAGGAAGCTGCTCTCCCTGGGGAGAACCAAGAGGAGGTTCGAGGGAAGGTGGACCAAGAAGAGAGGGGTCTCGCACTACGGGCTCAAGGCAGTGGCCGTGATCTCCGTCTCCCTCTTCGTGAGGTCCATCACGGTGAAGCCAGCCAACTTCTCGGACAAGAGGTTCAAGTCACCGCTCAAGGGGATTAAGATCGCGGACAGGGGATTCTCTCCCTCCCCGACACAGCTCATAGCGCGGGAGAAGCCCTTCACTACCCTGAGGGCCCACGTGGAGTTCTTCGGCACCTACCTGAACGCGTTCTGGAGGCCCTACGGGACCACGACCTGGAGGAACGACGTCTTCCTTCACGTCCTGGGAGTGATCTACAACATCAAGATGTTCCTCGCGATCCAACGGAGGACTCCTCCAGGACGTAGAGCCGTTCAGCTCTGA
- a CDS encoding hemerythrin domain-containing protein produces the protein MLNSIKTLMEEHTVILKALEILNVIDINENNMQDIKIIIDFIKNFVDNCHHVKEEKVLFDFLEHKGMVGGPIYVMVYEHNKLRDIINRIEARYNEFEELREDLNSLIVLLASHIDKENNVLFPTAESLLSDDENKVIYEKFERIEEEFGKERHERYIELIDTLYGRYINKKSNER, from the coding sequence ATGTTAAATTCCATAAAGACCTTAATGGAAGAACATACTGTTATTCTAAAAGCGTTAGAGATACTTAACGTTATAGATATAAACGAGAATAATATGCAAGATATTAAAATCATTATAGATTTCATAAAGAATTTCGTGGATAATTGTCATCACGTTAAGGAAGAGAAAGTACTATTCGACTTTTTAGAACACAAAGGGATGGTAGGAGGCCCAATTTACGTCATGGTATATGAGCATAACAAGTTGAGGGATATAATAAATAGGATAGAGGCTAGATACAATGAATTTGAGGAATTGCGAGAGGATTTGAATAGCCTTATTGTGCTATTAGCTAGTCATATTGATAAGGAAAATAACGTCCTATTTCCAACAGCTGAAAGTTTGCTATCTGATGACGAGAACAAAGTAATTTACGAAAAATTTGAGAGAATAGAAGAAGAGTTCGGTAAAGAAAGACACGAGAGATATATAGAACTAATTGACACACTTTACGGTAGATATATCAATAAAAAATCAAATGAAAGATAA
- a CDS encoding helix-turn-helix domain-containing protein — protein sequence MLKSPFEATILIEEHPCEVMKIISSTGLKGVVDNVKLGDNTTDHIVLFEKEVQKDDLIKLKSHSTKVLRLNDNKIWVRTYGCAVCKILYTSNVVVEKIKVVRERTLLYTLLIPNTMALKEFLASLISQDIEFTVLSTSEISSNELTDRQMEILKLAYKMGYFDDDRRVTLTELAKQLGISTPTLEEILRRALRKVVKFYLDKVR from the coding sequence ATGTTAAAATCACCATTTGAAGCAACAATCCTAATTGAGGAGCACCCTTGTGAAGTAATGAAGATAATATCTAGTACTGGGCTTAAAGGTGTTGTTGATAACGTTAAACTTGGAGATAATACAACCGATCACATAGTACTTTTCGAAAAAGAGGTCCAAAAAGATGATCTAATTAAGCTTAAATCGCATAGTACTAAGGTTTTAAGGCTTAACGATAACAAGATATGGGTTAGAACTTACGGATGTGCAGTATGTAAGATTCTATATACTTCAAACGTCGTTGTAGAGAAAATAAAGGTAGTAAGAGAGAGGACATTGCTCTATACTCTCTTAATCCCTAATACGATGGCACTTAAGGAATTTCTGGCAAGCCTCATAAGTCAAGATATAGAGTTTACAGTGCTAAGCACTTCTGAAATAAGTAGTAATGAGTTAACTGATAGACAAATGGAAATATTGAAGCTTGCGTATAAGATGGGTTATTTCGATGACGATAGGAGGGTTACTTTAACTGAGCTAGCAAAACAATTGGGAATTTCTACACCAACTTTAGAGGAGATTTTGCGTAGGGCTTTAAGGAAAGTTGTCAAGTTTTACTTAGATAAGGTAAGATAG
- a CDS encoding DUF488 domain-containing protein — protein sequence MIKLKRVYDPIERDDGIRILVDRLWPRGIGKDKVDLWLKDIAPSDELRKWFSHDTSKWDEFKKKYFEELDANPKISVLLQLIKKGENITLLYASKSPYNNAVALKEYLEKKILKQ from the coding sequence ATGATTAAATTAAAGAGAGTTTACGATCCAATAGAAAGGGATGATGGAATAAGGATCTTAGTGGATAGGTTATGGCCAAGAGGTATTGGCAAGGATAAAGTCGATTTGTGGCTCAAAGACATAGCGCCTAGTGATGAATTACGAAAGTGGTTTAGTCACGATACTAGTAAATGGGACGAGTTCAAAAAGAAATATTTTGAAGAATTAGATGCTAATCCAAAGATAAGCGTACTATTACAATTAATTAAAAAAGGTGAAAATATTACTTTACTTTACGCTTCAAAGTCACCGTATAATAATGCAGTAGCGTTAAAGGAGTATCTAGAAAAAAAGATATTAAAACAATAG
- a CDS encoding C2H2-type zinc finger protein: MVKRIVLKCEVCGETFSSNSLYYQHKVLQHSSYKPMVREDGYECPVCHEKRRGAASMLTHIGLHHITNKPLRVELQ, translated from the coding sequence ATGGTTAAGCGTATAGTTCTGAAATGTGAAGTGTGCGGAGAAACGTTTAGTTCAAATTCCCTATATTATCAGCATAAGGTACTTCAGCACTCTAGCTATAAACCGATGGTAAGGGAAGATGGATATGAATGTCCTGTTTGCCATGAAAAGAGAAGAGGAGCTGCTAGTATGCTTACACACATTGGATTGCATCATATAACTAACAAGCCATTAAGAGTGGAACTTCAATAG
- a CDS encoding metal-sulfur cluster assembly factor: MNKKEKGEWKKKIIQGLHEVYDPEIPIDIVNLGLIYQLDISDEGDVYVRIGATTPACPVTEDLEYTVEQVVKESVQAKSIKVELDLETEWTPLMMTDEGRKEFIRKFGYDIVKRWAERMGIKLEEEKVT; the protein is encoded by the coding sequence ATGAACAAGAAGGAAAAAGGTGAATGGAAGAAAAAGATAATTCAAGGATTACATGAGGTTTATGACCCTGAAATACCAATAGATATAGTTAACTTAGGATTAATCTATCAACTAGATATTAGTGATGAGGGAGATGTATACGTTAGGATAGGAGCTACTACACCAGCTTGCCCAGTTACAGAAGATTTGGAATATACTGTGGAGCAAGTAGTTAAGGAAAGTGTACAAGCTAAAAGTATAAAAGTAGAGTTGGATTTGGAGACAGAGTGGACGCCATTAATGATGACTGACGAGGGTAGAAAAGAGTTCATAAGAAAATTTGGGTATGATATAGTTAAGAGGTGGGCTGAGAGAATGGGCATAAAATTAGAGGAAGAAAAAGTTACTTAA
- a CDS encoding universal stress protein yields the protein MVFKNIVVAYDGSQNAKRALDVAIDLAKRYEAKLTIIEVIDTSVLAGMGLGPIPGEVINEMYNKAKRDVEEAKEKAVNSGVKNVEAVNIEGDPAAAIMDYAGKTGADLIVTGSRGLSTVKRIFLGSVSSRIVHEAKIPVLVVK from the coding sequence ATGGTGTTTAAAAATATAGTAGTGGCTTACGACGGATCGCAAAACGCTAAAAGAGCGTTAGATGTTGCAATAGATCTGGCTAAACGATATGAGGCTAAACTTACTATAATAGAGGTAATAGATACTTCAGTACTTGCTGGAATGGGTTTAGGTCCAATTCCAGGTGAGGTAATAAATGAAATGTATAATAAGGCTAAGAGAGACGTTGAAGAGGCTAAGGAAAAAGCTGTAAATAGTGGAGTTAAAAACGTTGAAGCTGTAAACATTGAGGGAGACCCAGCAGCTGCAATAATGGACTACGCTGGAAAGACAGGAGCTGATTTAATAGTCACTGGAAGTAGGGGATTATCAACTGTTAAGAGGATATTCCTAGGTAGTGTTTCATCTAGAATTGTCCATGAGGCCAAGATACCAGTATTAGTTGTTAAGTAA
- a CDS encoding dipeptidase produces MKLIDLHEDLAYSNQQGIDVIEGDRQSSIRMLKEFDSLVFASIFPHVDTLDERSEGLTALYGNPTRSTNFSIELFLDQVKFYYYLERKNLVKIVRSANDLEKEGVKLLLSLEGADVLRDYSDIYLLKELHVLNLGLTWNYDNKFASSCMSKKDYGLTSEGEELVRLANKLGIIIDLAHAGKRTVLDVTSTSKKPVIDSHTNFTRLKQHRRNLDDEEIEAIVKTKGVIGITAIVATLKEASISGIVESIKYLGESFGWDYVAIGTDFLGIGEAPKGFENILKVKELTKAIEGHEEEVLWKNAFRVIKENIS; encoded by the coding sequence ATGAAGTTAATAGACCTTCACGAGGATCTAGCTTACTCAAACCAACAAGGGATTGATGTAATTGAAGGTGATAGACAGTCTAGCATTAGAATGCTCAAGGAGTTTGACTCTTTAGTCTTTGCTTCCATTTTCCCCCATGTGGATACCCTAGATGAGAGGAGTGAGGGATTGACTGCCCTTTACGGAAACCCCACTAGATCGACTAATTTTTCCATTGAACTGTTTTTAGATCAAGTTAAGTTTTACTATTATTTAGAGAGAAAGAATTTGGTGAAGATTGTGAGAAGTGCTAATGATCTTGAGAAAGAAGGTGTTAAACTGTTATTATCACTAGAAGGTGCTGATGTATTAAGGGATTATAGCGATATATATCTCTTAAAAGAACTTCATGTTCTCAACTTAGGTCTAACTTGGAATTACGATAATAAGTTCGCGTCATCATGTATGTCTAAGAAGGATTACGGATTAACTTCAGAGGGTGAGGAGTTAGTCAGATTAGCTAATAAACTAGGAATAATAATCGATCTAGCTCATGCTGGTAAGAGAACTGTTCTAGATGTAACGTCAACTTCTAAAAAACCAGTAATAGATTCTCATACTAACTTTACCCGATTAAAACAGCATAGGAGGAATTTGGACGATGAGGAGATAGAAGCTATAGTTAAGACTAAAGGCGTTATAGGCATTACCGCAATTGTTGCCACTTTAAAAGAAGCGTCCATTAGTGGTATAGTTGAGAGTATAAAATACTTAGGTGAATCATTTGGCTGGGACTACGTCGCCATAGGGACTGATTTCCTTGGCATAGGTGAAGCTCCAAAGGGATTTGAGAACATCTTGAAGGTTAAGGAGTTGACCAAGGCAATAGAAGGACACGAGGAAGAAGTTTTATGGAAGAACGCTTTCAGAGTTATAAAAGAGAATATATCTTGA
- a CDS encoding MFS transporter has protein sequence MNKISVFSLTISRILRSLSAGIIFVILPYLVLVELKYSSLILGFIYTVGTFATAILGLAVGYLADLYGRKNSLILVSLFLPLSVLLIFINHSLIALFIASALGGYSATGAVAGGGIGGIVAPIQNALITELTDNEDRTFYFSLFTFLSGISASIGSLVAGFFTSKQGFLFAIILGFLSVLALFPIRAKNIKARSASLKSKVVIGKFSITGLLNGISVGLITPFLIPYFIIVYHTPKSEMSIYTFLSSLIASTIILLAPVLDKKIGFLKSIAITRGIGALLSIIMPLIRVFPISLGIYLILPGMRVLALPIQQRAMTEMVSQDEVGRAMGINQVTRLAASSGSTGLTGYLFSESQIDVPFLASGIIMALNIYMYYKFFGGKNEVNRPSRGSSLLKPTRD, from the coding sequence ATGAATAAGATAAGCGTTTTTTCCCTAACAATCTCAAGGATTTTGAGAAGTTTGTCAGCAGGTATAATATTCGTAATCCTACCCTACTTGGTTCTAGTTGAATTGAAATACTCATCGCTAATTCTAGGATTTATATACACCGTTGGCACATTTGCTACAGCTATACTTGGACTCGCTGTAGGTTATCTTGCAGACTTATATGGAAGGAAAAATTCCCTAATTCTAGTTTCACTTTTCCTGCCTTTAAGTGTATTACTTATTTTCATAAATCACTCCTTAATAGCGCTCTTTATTGCCTCAGCCTTAGGAGGGTATTCCGCCACTGGTGCAGTCGCCGGAGGTGGAATTGGGGGAATAGTAGCTCCAATTCAGAACGCGCTAATTACTGAGCTAACTGATAACGAGGATAGAACATTTTACTTCTCCCTATTCACATTTTTATCTGGAATATCCGCTTCAATTGGTTCCCTCGTAGCTGGATTCTTTACTTCAAAGCAAGGGTTTCTGTTTGCGATAATACTAGGATTTCTGTCAGTTTTAGCACTATTTCCAATAAGGGCTAAAAACATAAAGGCTAGGTCAGCCTCATTGAAAAGTAAAGTTGTCATAGGGAAGTTCTCAATTACGGGGTTATTAAATGGCATATCTGTAGGTCTAATAACTCCATTCCTAATTCCGTATTTCATTATCGTATATCACACGCCAAAATCCGAAATGTCAATCTACACTTTCCTTAGTAGTCTTATCGCCTCAACAATAATCCTCTTGGCCCCGGTTTTAGATAAGAAGATAGGATTTTTGAAGAGTATAGCTATAACTAGGGGTATAGGAGCACTTCTTTCAATTATAATGCCCCTCATAAGGGTATTCCCAATATCCCTAGGAATTTACCTTATACTTCCGGGAATGAGAGTGCTAGCGCTACCCATACAACAAAGGGCTATGACGGAAATGGTGAGCCAAGATGAAGTAGGTAGAGCCATGGGAATTAATCAAGTGACTAGGTTAGCAGCATCCTCTGGTTCAACTGGTCTCACTGGTTACTTATTCTCGGAATCGCAGATTGATGTACCATTCTTAGCCTCCGGGATCATAATGGCTTTAAATATTTACATGTACTATAAATTCTTTGGAGGTAAAAATGAAGTTAATAGACCTTCACGAGGATCTAGCTTACTCAAACCAACAAGGGATTGA
- a CDS encoding KaiC domain-containing protein: MKRVKTYIPGLDEILYGGIPERHIVLVSGGPGTGKSILGKQFLYNGLTKGEGGVFIALEEHPVSVRRSFEHFKWDVRKYEREGKFAIIDTFTGGIGNVAQREKYVVKSIDDVKELSENIRAAIKDINATRIVVDSVSTLYLTKPAMARSIVMQLKRVISGLGCTAIFVSQVSVGERGFGGPGVEHAVDGIIRLDLDEVEGVMYRSIIIWKMRDTKISMVRHPMDITDNGIIVQWDKYLKISNWSVSIQPLPENEISQMKKAVEEAEKEVEVKVEGKEEEE; encoded by the coding sequence ATGAAAAGAGTAAAGACATATATACCTGGGCTTGATGAAATCCTTTACGGTGGAATTCCAGAAAGACACATAGTATTAGTTTCGGGTGGACCGGGAACTGGTAAATCAATTCTAGGAAAACAATTCCTATATAACGGGCTAACAAAGGGTGAAGGAGGGGTATTTATAGCCTTAGAGGAACATCCCGTCTCCGTACGTAGAAGCTTTGAGCACTTTAAATGGGATGTGAGAAAATATGAAAGGGAAGGGAAATTCGCAATAATTGATACATTTACAGGTGGAATTGGTAATGTCGCACAAAGGGAGAAGTACGTTGTGAAAAGCATAGATGATGTGAAGGAGTTATCAGAAAACATTAGAGCTGCAATAAAGGATATAAATGCTACTAGAATCGTTGTGGACTCAGTAAGTACACTTTACTTAACGAAACCAGCGATGGCTAGGAGTATTGTAATGCAATTGAAGAGAGTTATTTCCGGTCTAGGATGTACTGCGATTTTCGTAAGTCAAGTTTCAGTTGGGGAAAGGGGATTTGGTGGGCCAGGCGTGGAACACGCAGTTGATGGTATAATAAGGTTAGACCTTGATGAAGTTGAGGGCGTAATGTATAGGTCAATTATAATTTGGAAGATGAGGGATACTAAGATATCTATGGTTAGACACCCAATGGATATAACAGATAATGGAATTATAGTACAATGGGATAAGTATTTGAAGATAAGCAATTGGTCAGTTTCAATTCAGCCCCTACCAGAAAATGAGATTAGCCAGATGAAGAAAGCTGTTGAAGAAGCCGAAAAGGAAGTTGAGGTTAAGGTTGAGGGAAAAGAAGAGGAGGAGTAG
- a CDS encoding undecaprenyl-diphosphate phosphatase: MNYILIGVILGIVQGISEWIPISSKTQVLIVSSTLLGLSFNVAYSFGLFMEIGTIAAAIFYFRSEISGLLKALVRMSSRREDYLLLKFLVIVTIITGLVGVPLYLFVISLPILGLPMTVLGVVLLIDGIVIYLSRKNYFPRKGLHDLKLRDIIIVGIAQGLAALPGVSRSGMTTSALILLGVKPEEAFKLSFISLIPAALGAISVTVLFSKHEVSQAVHSVSLSGLLISIVVATFVSIFFINALLRFARTNKVVLLVIILGIMAIISGILSDIAKGFY, encoded by the coding sequence ATGAACTATATATTAATTGGCGTAATCCTAGGAATCGTACAAGGGATAAGTGAGTGGATACCAATAAGTAGTAAAACCCAAGTATTAATCGTCTCATCAACACTTTTAGGTCTTTCCTTCAACGTAGCATACTCCTTTGGTCTATTTATGGAAATTGGGACAATTGCTGCTGCAATATTCTACTTCAGAAGTGAGATTTCAGGATTATTAAAGGCACTTGTTAGGATGTCCTCCAGAAGAGAAGACTATTTACTCTTGAAGTTCTTAGTAATTGTAACGATAATTACTGGGCTTGTGGGAGTGCCCCTTTACCTTTTCGTCATCTCTTTACCAATTTTAGGGTTACCAATGACAGTACTAGGAGTAGTCTTATTAATTGACGGAATTGTAATCTACTTATCAAGGAAGAATTATTTCCCTAGAAAAGGGTTACACGACTTGAAGTTAAGGGATATAATAATCGTTGGGATCGCACAAGGGTTGGCAGCTCTTCCCGGAGTCAGTAGATCTGGAATGACCACATCTGCGTTAATATTGTTAGGGGTAAAGCCAGAGGAAGCGTTTAAACTATCCTTTATTTCATTAATACCAGCTGCATTAGGTGCCATAAGTGTGACTGTACTTTTCAGCAAGCACGAGGTTTCACAAGCAGTTCACTCGGTAAGCCTATCTGGTTTGCTAATTTCAATCGTAGTTGCTACATTTGTTAGTATCTTCTTCATCAACGCATTATTAAGATTTGCTAGGACTAATAAGGTAGTTTTACTCGTAATAATCTTGGGGATTATGGCAATTATTAGTGGAATCTTAAGTGATATTGCAAAAGGTTTTTATTAA
- a CDS encoding zinc metalloprotease HtpX, producing the protein MDVRQRLISSMVISLGLTIISEGIVLIGIASLLHISLFFIFPALVIFWLFQWIISPYVVGRGGYEVSPNDPQYGWLYNLVRRIAEESKIKPPRVFVIDAPYPNAFAYGNRLGGMRVGITLPLLNILDVDELTAVIAHEVGHIKHRDVEIGMTIGLIPTVLGYISTLLMNFGYLALFLAADEIELLFAIAALAIGFVIFVVTFILQIFVLWFNRLRESYADYNSFLVLGEGSKALATALAKIEIYMQNIRIDPFTGIIVTAPPVKVEEKDPHLLVEQWLRTKVSAFKDILSTHPYPARRAQMIYRLIYGSNI; encoded by the coding sequence ATGGATGTAAGACAAAGGTTGATATCGAGCATGGTTATCTCGTTAGGTCTGACCATTATATCGGAGGGTATAGTATTGATTGGAATAGCTTCTCTACTTCATATATCTTTATTTTTTATATTTCCAGCTCTCGTAATTTTCTGGCTATTTCAATGGATTATATCTCCTTATGTAGTGGGAAGAGGTGGCTATGAAGTTTCTCCAAATGACCCACAGTACGGCTGGCTTTACAATTTAGTTAGGAGAATAGCTGAGGAGTCCAAAATTAAGCCCCCTAGAGTTTTTGTAATCGACGCACCTTATCCTAATGCATTTGCTTACGGTAATAGATTAGGCGGGATGAGAGTTGGAATAACTCTACCCCTCTTGAACATTCTGGACGTTGATGAGTTAACCGCAGTTATAGCTCATGAAGTAGGACACATAAAGCACAGGGACGTTGAGATAGGTATGACAATAGGTCTTATTCCTACAGTGTTAGGATATATAAGTACACTACTGATGAATTTCGGATATTTGGCATTATTCCTTGCAGCAGATGAAATTGAACTATTATTCGCCATAGCGGCTTTAGCAATAGGATTTGTCATATTCGTAGTAACTTTCATCTTGCAAATTTTCGTCTTATGGTTTAATAGGCTGAGAGAATCCTATGCAGATTATAATTCTTTTCTAGTATTAGGAGAGGGGTCGAAGGCTTTAGCTACTGCGTTAGCTAAGATTGAAATTTACATGCAAAACATTAGGATTGACCCATTCACTGGAATTATAGTGACAGCTCCACCAGTTAAGGTGGAAGAGAAAGATCCTCACTTGCTAGTCGAACAGTGGTTGAGAACTAAGGTTAGTGCATTTAAGGACATTTTATCAACTCATCCCTATCCAGCTAGAAGAGCTCAAATGATTTATCGATTAATATATGGTAGTAATATATAG
- a CDS encoding GMP synthase, with amino-acid sequence MKILAVYNHPVETLGTLKKFLPRVNEIMAEELKGDEQFEALIIMGGPMGVYERDKYHFLKVEIDLIKKGYKENKRILGVCLGSQLIAEALGGKVIKGGFGQEIGIQKVKLLGELKDFMREDELSVFQWHGDTFSLPQDAVLLAYSNNYFQAFKVKRALGVQFHLEVNSEMVSQWIKLYGGDESVANYVKRFEGELEDAAFKLIQYWMQL; translated from the coding sequence ATGAAGATACTAGCAGTTTACAATCATCCAGTAGAAACGTTAGGAACGTTAAAGAAATTCCTACCTCGCGTTAATGAAATAATGGCTGAGGAACTTAAGGGAGATGAGCAATTTGAAGCTTTAATAATAATGGGAGGCCCAATGGGAGTTTATGAAAGGGATAAATATCATTTTTTAAAAGTTGAAATAGATTTAATAAAAAAGGGATATAAGGAAAATAAGAGGATTTTAGGAGTTTGTTTAGGCTCTCAATTAATTGCAGAAGCCTTGGGTGGTAAAGTGATAAAAGGTGGTTTCGGGCAAGAGATTGGTATACAAAAGGTAAAGTTATTAGGGGAATTGAAGGATTTCATGAGAGAAGACGAACTTTCAGTGTTCCAATGGCATGGGGATACTTTTTCGTTACCGCAAGACGCAGTTCTCTTAGCTTATAGCAATAACTACTTCCAGGCCTTTAAGGTAAAGAGAGCTTTAGGTGTACAATTCCATTTGGAAGTTAATTCAGAAATGGTTAGTCAATGGATTAAGCTTTATGGTGGAGATGAAAGTGTGGCGAACTATGTGAAGAGATTTGAGGGAGAACTTGAAGATGCTGCATTTAAGTTGATACAGTACTGGATGCAGTTATAA
- a CDS encoding ISH3-like element ISC1359 family transposase, translating to MKHENTTKPAKFNRDFARSALKIIYSILTKILFPEELLSALLKASGSYLSRLGKDGRRALRKLNAVQVEDVRDALRKMGRMTLRGVRDRRVAVDFHAIPQYHADKSFLSRIKPTKGTSWGLVQAAIFLLGRTRSFLDVIPVTVKNVAEGFKAVMEVIVKELEEDKLRLVMVFADREFAVNEVIRYLLELGLDFVISAKAQMYKKYKGMLQDVDVSFSGVRYTGFLCVRHGSGAYLIILRKEDGKIIAFLVRREMDLYDAIVLAEMYRERWGIENAFRSLEEFRIKTRTCDVRKELVLVLLSYLLLNVWFLIRSWRKVKLWEFSVSLSNLLDREVRVEQERAFREVKTSFPQTPANPMHLLPAT from the coding sequence ATGAAGCATGAGAATACAACTAAACCGGCGAAGTTCAACCGGGACTTCGCCAGGTCCGCCCTCAAGATAATTTACTCGATCCTCACTAAAATACTTTTCCCTGAGGAACTCCTCAGTGCCTTGCTTAAGGCAAGTGGGAGCTACTTGAGCAGGTTGGGAAAAGATGGGAGAAGAGCGTTGAGAAAGTTGAACGCGGTTCAAGTTGAGGACGTGAGGGATGCGTTGAGGAAGATGGGGAGGATGACGTTAAGGGGAGTCAGGGACAGGAGGGTAGCAGTGGACTTCCATGCCATACCTCAATACCACGCTGACAAGAGTTTCTTGAGTAGGATAAAGCCAACTAAGGGGACGTCGTGGGGACTGGTTCAAGCTGCGATCTTCCTCCTGGGGAGGACGAGGAGCTTCTTGGACGTGATCCCAGTGACCGTGAAGAACGTAGCTGAAGGTTTCAAGGCGGTGATGGAGGTAATCGTGAAGGAGTTGGAGGAGGACAAGCTGAGGCTCGTCATGGTCTTCGCGGACAGGGAGTTCGCAGTGAACGAAGTGATTAGATACCTCTTGGAGTTGGGCTTGGACTTCGTCATATCTGCCAAGGCCCAGATGTACAAGAAGTACAAGGGGATGTTGCAAGATGTGGATGTGAGTTTTAGCGGAGTTAGATATACTGGATTTCTCTGCGTGAGACATGGGAGTGGAGCTTATCTCATTATTCTGAGGAAGGAAGACGGCAAGATTATTGCCTTCCTCGTGAGGAGGGAGATGGATCTTTATGATGCCATAGTCCTTGCCGAGATGTACAGGGAGAGGTGGGGGATAGAGAACGCCTTCCGCTCCCTTGAGGAGTTCAGAATCAAGACTAGGACTTGTGACGTGAGGAAGGAATTGGTTCTCGTTCTGCTTTCCTATCTTCTCTTGAATGTCTGGTTCTTGATCCGTTCTTGGAGGAAGGTAAAGTTGTGGGAGTTCTCGGTCTCCCTCTCGAATCTCCTCGATCGGGAGGTAAGAGTGGAACAAGAACGCGCGTTCCGTGAAGTGAAGACGTCATTCCCCCAGACTCCAGCTAACCCTATGCACCTCCTTCCAGCTACGTGA
- a CDS encoding type II toxin-antitoxin system CcdA family antitoxin, whose translation MSTKVRRDVLEKAKKYGINVSEVLRKALEEEIRKREEEARRSAKEIAEVQIAFIGKSWQFKRPIKTF comes from the coding sequence ATATCAACGAAAGTCAGAAGGGATGTACTAGAAAAGGCTAAGAAATACGGAATAAACGTCTCTGAAGTTTTAAGAAAGGCTTTAGAGGAGGAAATAAGGAAAAGGGAGGAGGAGGCGAGGAGAAGCGCTAAGGAAATCGCAGAAGTTCAGATAGCATTTATCGGAAAATCCTGGCAGTTCAAGAGGCCCATAAAAACTTTTTAA